The Syntrophaceae bacterium genomic interval TCCGCGGTCCCGCCGTCATCCTGTTTCCCCTGCAGCTTGGACTTCTTGCCTGCGGCCTCGCCGGCATCGTCACCATCCGGCGGGCCGGTTCTCCGGGAGAGACGGCGGGCGTGGAGAGGCTTCGGCTGGTCCTCGGGCGGGTCCGGGAAAAGGGCATGAAGGCCCTCCGCATGGGAGCCCTCCAGCCGCCGGATTATCTGGAACCGGAAACCCTGCGGGAACTGGACGCCGGGGCATCCCGGCTCAAGGAAGACGGGCCTTACCAGGATCTCTTCTTTCGGGATGGCCAGGTCGCCGATCTCAGGCTCCTGTGTGCGGAACTGGAGGGCTTTGTCGGACAGGAAGAGAAGGAACTGGAGGAAGCTGCGACATCGTTCAGCACCGCAGACCTGGAAATCCTGGGAAGCCGGCAGATCCTGCTGAAGGACATCCTGTGGACCCTGGAAAAGGATGTGCTGGCGAATGTGGACCGGATCGCGGCCCTCGCCGGGGCTTCGTCGCCGCAGGATGTCGATCCGGCTGCGTTTGGAAAATACAGGAGAATGAACTTTCTCCTCAACTGCGTCGACCGCCTGGAAGTCCGTGGACGCGATTCGGCCGGCCTGGAACTGGCCGTGACATTCCCCGATGCAGAGCGCTTTCGCCGCCTGGAGGACGTTCTGCGGGAGGAAGGGCTATACGAGGACTATTCCCGGAGGTCCTGCGGGGGGGATCTTCTGAACGGAAGCATCCGGATCTCGGAGCGGGCGGCCGCCGGCGACCCCGGACGGCGGGACGTAACCGCCACCTTCGTCTATAAGACGTCTTCCATCATCGGCGAGCTCGGGAGGAACGTCCGGGAGCTCCGCGAGGCCGTTTCCAGGGACGCCGTCCTCCGGCTCTTTGCCCGGCAGGAGGCTCTCCTGGAGACCTCCATGACGCATACCCGCTGGGCTTCCGTCGGTTCGATCACGGAGGAGAACTGCCACCCCGTGAACAGCTTCACCCTGGCGGACCGGAAGGGTCGCAAGGCCTATCCCCGTTACGGCGAGGGGAACTGGACCATTCATGTCGTCCTCAACGGGGACATCGACAACTACCCGGCCCTGCGGAAAAACCTGGAGGTCGAGGGCGAGCTCATTGTACCGGAGTTGACCACCGACACGAAGATCATTCCCCTCCAGATCGAGCGCTACCTCCTGGAGGGGCACGACCTGACGGAATCCTTCCGGCTGGCGGTTAGCGATTTCGAAGGGTCCCATGCCATCGCCATGACGAGCGACCTGGAGCCGGGCAAGGCGTTCCTGGCCCTCAAGGGCAGCGGTCAGACGATCTACGTGGGCCTCGCTCCGGATCAATACATCTTTTCATCGGAACTGTACGGCCTCGTAGAGGGAACCCCCCGGTTCGTCAAGATGGACGGGGAGACACCGTCGCATCCGGATATGCCCGAATCGACGGGGCAGATTTTCGTCCTGCACCAGGAATCGGAAGGGGGGCTGGCGGGAATCCGTGCCTTTGCCTATGACGGATCGCCCATTACCCTCGGCGACGCTTCGATCAAACGGGCCGAGATGACCACCCGGGATATCGACCGGGGAACCCACGCCCATTTCTTCCTCAAGGAAATCAACGAATCCGCCCTTTCCATCCGGAAAACCCTCCGGGGGAAATACCGGATCCTCCGGAAAGCAGGCGAAGATCCGCAGGTCGCCTTCAATATCGGGGAAGATATTGTCCCGCTCTCCGTTCGATCCGACCTTCGGGAAGGAACCATCCGGCGCATCATGGTCATCGGCCACGGAACGGCCGCCGTGGCGGGCTCCGCCGTGGCCGACGCCATGGAGCGGCATCTCCGGGGAACCCGTATCCGGGTGGAAGGAAAGGTTGCCTCGGAACTCAGCGGCTTTTCCCTGGAAGATGATTTGAAGGATATGCTGGTAGTGCCCATCACCCAGTCGGGAACCACGACGGATACGAACCGGGCCGTGGCCATGGCCCATGAGCGGGGAGCCCGGGTGGTCGCCATCGTCAACCGGCGGCAGTCCGACATCACATCGAAGTCGGACGGAGTTTTCTATACCAGTGACGGACGGGACATCGAGATGTCCGTGGCGTCCACCAAGGCTTTCTATTCCCAGATCGTGGCCGGCCACATCCTGGCCCTGTTCATTGCCCAGCTGATGGGCTCCCTCTCCGATGAAGACATCGCCGAAGAGCTTTCCAGCCTTGAACAGGCCCCGGAGATGATGAAGCGGGTGTTGGCCCGGAAGGATCTTGTCCGGTATTCGGCGGAACTCCTGGCGAAACGGAAGCGCTACTGGGCCATCGTGGGCAGCGGGCCCAACAAGGCGGCGGCGGACGAGATCCGCATCAAGTTGAGCGAGTTGTGCTATCGGACGATTTCCTCGGACGTGACGGAGAACAAGAAGCACATCGACCTGTCGGCGGAGCCCCTGATCATTGTCTGCGCCGCCGGCAATCCGGAAACGGTCGTGGGCGACCTGGTGAAGGACGTGGCCATCTTCAAGGCCCACAAGGCCGCCGTGGTCGTGTTCGCCGACGAGGGCGAAGAGCGGTTCGATGCCCTGGCCGATTCGGTCATCCCCATCCCGCCGGCCCGCATGCCCCTTCCGGTGATCCTGAATACCCTTGCGGGCCACCTGTGGGGCTATTACGCCGCTTGCAGCATTCATCAGGATTCCCTGTTTCTGAGGGATTTCCGGAACCGGATCCAGCAGTCCATGGTGGATCCGACAGGCCGGGCGGTGACGTTCTACGAGCGGATGGCGGATCGGACGTTCCGCCGCATGATCCGCGATTTTTCCAACACCTTCCATAAACTCCGGGACGAGGGGGCCTTTTCCGCGACGAGCGTCAAGGCCGTTTCGGACATCATGCTCCTCTTGAAATACGCGATGGGCAAGCTTCCCCTGGAGGACTTCTGGTATGACTTCCGGGGCGACAACGGACCGGTCACACCGCTGGACCTCCTGGATATCACCCTTGCCCAGGCGGCGGAGGATCTCTCCCGTCCGGTCGACGCCATCCGCCACCAGGCGAAGACCGTCACCGTCGGAACGAGTCGCAAGGTAGTGCCTCTCCGGGGAATCTTCTTCGACCTGTTCCGGGATCTCGGTTTTACCGTGAAGGACCTGTCCTCCAGGGACATCATCGTTCTCCGCCGGATTCAGCCGGCGGTGGCCGCGATCAACGGGTACACCCTCTACGCGATCGACCGCCTGGACGATGACGGGAGACCCGTCGACCAGACCACAATCGCGATCCGCCAGCGGGGCGGCGTGTCCCTCGAAATGGCCTCCCGCACGGAGGGGACGAAAACGCTCATGGGGACGAAACGGACGATTGTCCGGACGGGCCGCGTCTATGTGGGGCGGGGAAAATCCGACGGGGCCTCCATCGTGATCGTTCCGCTGCTCAAGGGGGGAATGGTCCGGCATCTCCTCCTGATCCATGTCCGGTACAATGAAGCCCTGACCCTCCGCGAGAAAGTGGAGGTCATCGGTTATGCCTACAACGAGATCCGGAACCTGGTGAACGAATACAACCTGGCCTGGAAAGACCAATACCTGGAATCCTTCACCCTCGAAGTCCTCCTGAGCGAACCACCCGAGGTGATCGCCGGGAAAATCAAGCAGATGCTGGAGCAAGCATGAAAACGACCAAATACATCTTCGTTACGGGCGGGGTCCTTTCCTCCCTGGGGAAAGGGCTGGCGGCGGCGTCCATCGCGGCGCTTCTGGAATCGCGGGGACTCAGGGTCACGAACCAGAAACTGGATCCCTACATCAACGTCGACCCGGGAACCATGAGCCCCTTTCAGCACGGGGAAGTCTTCGTCACCGACGACGGCGCCGAGACGGACCTGGACCTGGGGCATTATGAACGGTTCACCAGCACGCGCATGGGCCGGTGCAACAACCTGACGACAGGGCAGGTCTACTATGCCGTCATCACCAAGGAGCGCCGGGGGGACTACCTGGGCAAGACGGTCCAGGTGATTCCACACATCACCAACGAGATCAAGGATTTCATCCGGAAAACCGCGGAAGGCTTCGATGTGACCATCGTGGAGATCGGCGGGACCGTGGGCGACATCGAGAGCCTGCCCTTCCTGGAGGCCATCCGCCAGTTCCGCAACGAGGTGGGACGGCAGAACGCCATCTTCATCCACCTGACCTGGGTGCCCTTCATCAAGACGGCGGGGGAGGTGAAGACCAAACCCACCCAGCACAGCGTGAAGGCCCTCCGGGAGATCGGCATCCAGCCGGATATTCTCCTCTGCCGGACGGAGGATTTC includes:
- a CDS encoding SIS domain-containing protein yields the protein MMRFIRHIGRFGAGVVRALAAWDVFVGKRPEDVRGPAVILFPLQLGLLACGLAGIVTIRRAGSPGETAGVERLRLVLGRVREKGMKALRMGALQPPDYLEPETLRELDAGASRLKEDGPYQDLFFRDGQVADLRLLCAELEGFVGQEEKELEEAATSFSTADLEILGSRQILLKDILWTLEKDVLANVDRIAALAGASSPQDVDPAAFGKYRRMNFLLNCVDRLEVRGRDSAGLELAVTFPDAERFRRLEDVLREEGLYEDYSRRSCGGDLLNGSIRISERAAAGDPGRRDVTATFVYKTSSIIGELGRNVRELREAVSRDAVLRLFARQEALLETSMTHTRWASVGSITEENCHPVNSFTLADRKGRKAYPRYGEGNWTIHVVLNGDIDNYPALRKNLEVEGELIVPELTTDTKIIPLQIERYLLEGHDLTESFRLAVSDFEGSHAIAMTSDLEPGKAFLALKGSGQTIYVGLAPDQYIFSSELYGLVEGTPRFVKMDGETPSHPDMPESTGQIFVLHQESEGGLAGIRAFAYDGSPITLGDASIKRAEMTTRDIDRGTHAHFFLKEINESALSIRKTLRGKYRILRKAGEDPQVAFNIGEDIVPLSVRSDLREGTIRRIMVIGHGTAAVAGSAVADAMERHLRGTRIRVEGKVASELSGFSLEDDLKDMLVVPITQSGTTTDTNRAVAMAHERGARVVAIVNRRQSDITSKSDGVFYTSDGRDIEMSVASTKAFYSQIVAGHILALFIAQLMGSLSDEDIAEELSSLEQAPEMMKRVLARKDLVRYSAELLAKRKRYWAIVGSGPNKAAADEIRIKLSELCYRTISSDVTENKKHIDLSAEPLIIVCAAGNPETVVGDLVKDVAIFKAHKAAVVVFADEGEERFDALADSVIPIPPARMPLPVILNTLAGHLWGYYAACSIHQDSLFLRDFRNRIQQSMVDPTGRAVTFYERMADRTFRRMIRDFSNTFHKLRDEGAFSATSVKAVSDIMLLLKYAMGKLPLEDFWYDFRGDNGPVTPLDLLDITLAQAAEDLSRPVDAIRHQAKTVTVGTSRKVVPLRGIFFDLFRDLGFTVKDLSSRDIIVLRRIQPAVAAINGYTLYAIDRLDDDGRPVDQTTIAIRQRGGVSLEMASRTEGTKTLMGTKRTIVRTGRVYVGRGKSDGASIVIVPLLKGGMVRHLLLIHVRYNEALTLREKVEVIGYAYNEIRNLVNEYNLAWKDQYLESFTLEVLLSEPPEVIAGKIKQMLEQA